A stretch of the Vibrio aphrogenes genome encodes the following:
- a CDS encoding mannitol-1-phosphate 5-dehydrogenase — translation MKNAVHFGAGNIGRGFIGKLLSDADVQVTFADVNAPLVDQISHKQEYKVKVVGANCQIDTVSHVTAVNSASDDVIDRIVHTDLVTTAVGPNVLDIIAKTIAAGITKRFESGNEKPLNIIACENMVRGTTHLKGEVYKYLDESLHSKTDELIGFVDSAVDRIVPPAEAANDDPLEVTVESFSEWIVDESQFKGEVPNIEGMEKTNNLMAFVERKLFTLNTGHCITAYLGCLKGHKTIREAIEDPEIYFDVKQAMFESGEVLIQRYQFDRELHAAYINKILGRFANPYLVDEVDRVGRQPLRKLGANDRLIKPLLGTIEYGTENGALLKGVAAACKYRNDTDPQAVELQKAIQDQGIKKALAHYTGLDENSVEIQKIEKLYQQL, via the coding sequence ATGAAAAATGCAGTTCATTTCGGTGCAGGCAATATCGGTCGTGGCTTTATTGGCAAACTACTTTCTGATGCCGATGTCCAAGTTACCTTTGCGGATGTTAATGCCCCATTAGTCGATCAAATCAGCCATAAGCAAGAATACAAAGTCAAAGTTGTTGGCGCAAATTGTCAAATAGATACAGTTAGTCATGTGACTGCGGTAAACTCTGCCAGTGATGATGTGATTGACCGCATTGTGCATACTGACTTAGTGACCACAGCCGTTGGCCCTAACGTCTTAGATATCATTGCAAAAACCATTGCGGCCGGCATCACAAAACGTTTTGAAAGCGGCAACGAAAAACCACTAAATATCATCGCTTGTGAGAATATGGTACGCGGCACCACTCACCTAAAAGGCGAAGTGTATAAATATCTAGATGAAAGTCTGCACAGCAAAACCGATGAGCTAATTGGCTTTGTAGATTCAGCCGTTGACCGTATTGTTCCCCCTGCTGAAGCGGCGAACGATGATCCACTTGAAGTAACCGTAGAAAGCTTTAGCGAATGGATTGTGGATGAGAGCCAATTTAAAGGCGAAGTGCCTAATATTGAAGGCATGGAAAAAACGAACAATTTGATGGCTTTTGTTGAGCGTAAACTGTTTACCTTAAATACGGGTCACTGTATTACGGCTTACCTTGGTTGCTTAAAAGGACATAAAACCATCCGTGAAGCCATCGAAGATCCAGAGATTTATTTTGATGTAAAACAAGCGATGTTTGAGAGTGGTGAAGTATTAATTCAACGCTACCAATTTGACCGAGAATTGCACGCCGCTTACATCAATAAAATTCTAGGCCGCTTTGCCAACCCATATTTAGTCGATGAAGTGGATCGCGTTGGACGCCAACCACTACGTAAACTAGGGGCTAACGATCGCTTAATCAAGCCTTTACTTGGCACCATCGAGTATGGCACTGAAAATGGCGCGTTATTAAAAGGCGTTGCAGCCGCTTGTAAATACCGTAATGATACCGACCCTCAAGCGGTTGAGTTACAAAAGGCTATTCAAGATCAAGGCATTAAAAAAGCATTAGCGCATTATACTGGCCTTGACGAAAATAGCGTTGAAATTCAAAAGATTGAAAAACTATACCAACAATTATAA
- a CDS encoding PTS mannitol transporter subunit IICBA — MISPDAKIKIQNFGRFLSNMVMPNIGAFIAWGFITALFIPTGWLPNETLASMVGPMITYLLPLLIGYTGGKLVGGERGAVVGAITTMGVIAGTDIPMFMGAMIVGPMGGWAIKAFDKRVEGKVKSGFEMLVNNFSAGIIGMICAIIAFMLIGPFVKVLSTTLASGVHFLVNAHLLPLTSIFVEPAKILFLNNAINHGIFSPLGIQQAAETGQSIFFLIESNPGPGLGILLAYMFFGKGTAKQTAGGASIIHFFGGIHEIYFPYILMNPRLILAAIAGGMTGVFVLITFNAGIVSPASPGSIFAILLLTPSSSLLGVVSSVLAATLVSFAVAVVLMKSQRTTEEDGDEAALDKATAEMQNMKANAKGQNASSSNNQIDMANVSSIIVACDAGMGSSAMGASLLRKKVQQAGLDIQVTNLAINNLPEGVDIVITHKDLTDRARKHAPNAHHISLVNFLDSEMYNQLVTQLLSAQRPDAANDNQAVKVSILAANDDSYEEQNPSVFSIERKNICLGLTAANKEEAIRFAGNKLVELGYAEPEYVDAMFEREKLVPTYLGESIAVPHGTVEAKDRVIKTGIIICQYPAGVQFGEDDDEVAKLVIGIAAKNDEHIQVITTITNALDDPEAIDKLTSTTDVEEVLEILQSNQAA; from the coding sequence ATGATATCACCAGATGCTAAGATCAAGATACAAAATTTTGGTCGTTTCCTCTCTAACATGGTAATGCCTAACATCGGTGCGTTTATCGCATGGGGGTTTATTACTGCCTTATTCATTCCAACTGGCTGGCTACCAAATGAAACGCTAGCTTCAATGGTTGGCCCGATGATCACGTACCTCCTACCGTTACTGATCGGTTATACCGGTGGTAAATTAGTCGGTGGTGAGCGTGGTGCGGTTGTTGGTGCCATCACAACAATGGGTGTGATTGCCGGAACCGATATTCCAATGTTCATGGGTGCCATGATTGTTGGTCCTATGGGTGGCTGGGCAATCAAAGCGTTCGATAAACGTGTTGAAGGCAAAGTCAAAAGCGGCTTTGAAATGTTAGTCAATAACTTCTCAGCCGGCATTATCGGTATGATCTGTGCGATCATCGCCTTTATGCTGATTGGTCCTTTTGTGAAAGTATTATCAACCACGTTGGCGTCTGGTGTTCACTTTTTAGTTAACGCCCATTTATTACCACTGACATCTATCTTTGTTGAACCTGCGAAAATCCTATTCTTAAATAACGCTATCAACCACGGTATTTTCTCGCCACTAGGTATTCAACAAGCGGCAGAAACTGGCCAATCTATCTTCTTCTTAATTGAATCAAACCCAGGTCCAGGCTTAGGCATCTTATTGGCTTACATGTTCTTTGGTAAAGGTACGGCAAAACAAACCGCAGGTGGTGCGTCTATCATCCATTTCTTTGGTGGTATTCACGAGATTTATTTCCCATACATCTTGATGAACCCGCGTTTAATCTTAGCTGCAATTGCTGGTGGTATGACAGGTGTATTTGTTCTCATCACCTTTAATGCCGGTATCGTTTCTCCTGCATCTCCTGGTTCTATCTTCGCAATCTTGTTGCTGACTCCAAGCAGCTCTTTGCTTGGTGTGGTGAGCTCAGTATTAGCCGCTACTCTCGTGTCCTTCGCCGTTGCCGTTGTCTTAATGAAATCACAACGCACAACTGAAGAAGATGGTGATGAAGCCGCTCTAGATAAAGCCACCGCAGAAATGCAAAACATGAAAGCCAATGCGAAAGGTCAAAACGCAAGCTCTTCAAACAACCAAATTGATATGGCCAATGTAAGTAGCATTATCGTGGCTTGTGACGCTGGTATGGGCTCAAGCGCAATGGGCGCAAGCTTACTACGTAAAAAGGTTCAACAAGCCGGTCTGGATATCCAAGTGACCAACCTTGCTATCAATAATTTGCCAGAAGGAGTCGACATCGTGATCACTCATAAAGATTTAACTGACCGTGCTCGTAAACACGCGCCAAATGCACACCACATCTCACTGGTCAATTTCCTCGATAGTGAAATGTACAACCAACTGGTCACTCAACTGCTTTCGGCACAACGCCCAGACGCAGCCAATGACAACCAAGCCGTTAAAGTCTCTATCTTAGCGGCCAATGACGACAGCTATGAAGAACAAAACCCATCCGTTTTCAGCATTGAACGTAAAAACATCTGCTTAGGATTAACCGCAGCCAATAAAGAAGAAGCGATTCGCTTTGCGGGCAACAAATTGGTTGAACTGGGTTATGCCGAACCAGAATACGTCGATGCGATGTTTGAACGTGAAAAATTAGTTCCAACTTACCTTGGTGAATCCATTGCGGTTCCACACGGTACAGTCGAAGCGAAAGATCGCGTCATCAAAACAGGCATCATTATTTGCCAATACCCTGCCGGTGTTCAATTTGGCGAAGATGATGATGAAGTTGCAAAACTCGTTATAGGTATCGCGGCTAAAAATGATGAACATATTCAAGTAATCACTACGATCACCAATGCGTTAGATGACCCAGAGGCCATTGACAAGCTTACTTCAACGACCGACGTCGAAGAAGTACTCGAGATTTTGCAAAGCAATCAAGCCGCCTAA
- a CDS encoding pirin family protein, whose protein sequence is MTATAIREVRLVMQSQPTSDGDGVKIQRIAGFNNRHFSPFLMMDELKADDKKDYVGGFPPHPHRGIETLTYMMNGHFQHQDHMGNIGELRSGGAQWMAAGQGVIHSEMPIMEEGQLHGFQIWINQPARDKMQPAKYVDFQPETITEVTLEPHNLIRVMAGELDINGQVWQGPLTDTGVPATVADWKAQLGSQIQLKVPCQHNAMIYVYKGSAKVLGKTLKQSDFALLPATSPSSVTSHNPVSYHDELLLEATSETGLLIFAGQPIDEPVVHYGPFVMNTMDEIHQAINDYQSGKFHQY, encoded by the coding sequence ATGACTGCAACAGCGATTCGTGAGGTTCGTCTGGTGATGCAATCTCAACCCACATCCGATGGCGATGGGGTGAAAATTCAACGTATTGCGGGTTTTAATAATCGGCATTTTTCTCCCTTCCTTATGATGGACGAGTTGAAGGCTGACGATAAAAAAGATTATGTGGGTGGTTTCCCTCCTCATCCTCACCGTGGTATTGAAACCTTAACTTATATGATGAATGGGCATTTTCAGCACCAAGATCACATGGGCAATATCGGAGAGTTACGCAGTGGTGGAGCGCAATGGATGGCAGCCGGACAAGGTGTGATCCACAGTGAAATGCCAATTATGGAAGAAGGGCAATTGCATGGCTTTCAGATTTGGATAAACCAACCGGCACGCGACAAAATGCAACCGGCTAAATATGTGGATTTTCAGCCTGAAACAATAACAGAAGTCACGCTTGAGCCACATAACCTAATCCGAGTAATGGCAGGTGAACTCGACATCAATGGTCAGGTTTGGCAAGGCCCACTCACCGATACAGGGGTTCCCGCCACCGTTGCCGACTGGAAAGCGCAATTAGGTAGTCAGATCCAGCTGAAGGTGCCTTGTCAGCATAATGCCATGATTTATGTGTATAAAGGCAGTGCAAAGGTGTTGGGTAAAACGCTCAAACAATCGGACTTTGCGCTATTACCTGCAACAAGCCCTAGCTCAGTAACCAGTCATAATCCAGTCAGCTATCACGACGAACTGCTACTTGAAGCGACAAGCGAAACCGGATTGTTGATTTTTGCCGGGCAGCCGATTGATGAACCCGTTGTTCATTATGGACCATTTGTCATGAACACCATGGATGAAATTCATCAAGCGATAAACGATTACCAAAGCGGTAAGTTTCATCAATATTGA
- a CDS encoding ABC transporter substrate-binding protein yields the protein MSIIQAANPQMPVCKALTSFALIATLASGVADAAEKSITVGALRFTSHAATFVAVEKGYFKQQGLDVKLKFFQAAQPMAVAVASGDVDYAVTAMSGGLISLADKGAIKVIGGSLSEDPNIDGQKIVVSNKAYEAGLTDPSKLDGKSWAISQSGSSFHYVGSQLEQQEGITLKYKPLQKVGAIIGALKTGQVDAWSIVPHIAKPLAESGAIHIIGNVSDFLPHYQVTTIFTSTKNAKEERAQTQAFLTALAQGAADYNAAMIDKTDSPQAMVSLIHQYIYTDQPIEKAAPSIINGSMRLNAGNYLNMSSLQSQLHWLQKEKMVKADIQLSDIVDTSYVKTVNDSGAEK from the coding sequence ATGTCGATTATTCAAGCTGCCAACCCCCAAATGCCTGTTTGTAAGGCGCTGACTTCGTTCGCGTTAATCGCCACTCTTGCTAGTGGTGTTGCTGATGCGGCAGAGAAGTCAATCACCGTAGGAGCATTGCGCTTTACGAGCCATGCGGCCACGTTTGTAGCGGTTGAAAAAGGCTATTTCAAACAACAAGGTTTGGATGTTAAGCTGAAGTTTTTCCAAGCAGCGCAACCTATGGCAGTCGCAGTGGCTTCAGGAGATGTGGATTACGCCGTAACCGCTATGTCGGGTGGATTGATTTCATTAGCTGATAAAGGGGCAATCAAAGTGATTGGGGGTTCTTTGTCAGAAGATCCCAATATTGACGGTCAGAAAATTGTGGTCTCCAATAAAGCTTATGAGGCAGGTTTAACCGATCCTTCGAAATTGGATGGTAAAAGCTGGGCGATTTCTCAATCCGGTTCGTCATTTCATTATGTGGGTTCACAACTTGAGCAGCAAGAAGGTATCACTTTAAAATACAAGCCATTACAGAAAGTGGGTGCCATTATTGGTGCACTAAAAACTGGGCAAGTGGATGCTTGGTCTATCGTGCCTCATATTGCCAAACCATTAGCCGAAAGCGGCGCTATTCATATTATTGGTAATGTGTCGGATTTCTTACCCCATTATCAAGTGACTACCATCTTTACCTCGACCAAAAATGCCAAAGAAGAACGGGCACAAACTCAAGCGTTTTTAACCGCCTTAGCGCAAGGAGCGGCAGATTATAATGCGGCCATGATTGATAAAACGGACAGCCCGCAAGCAATGGTAAGCTTAATTCATCAATATATTTATACCGATCAACCCATCGAAAAAGCCGCTCCTAGCATTATTAATGGTTCGATGCGCTTAAATGCCGGTAATTATCTCAATATGAGCTCTCTACAAAGCCAACTGCATTGGTTACAAAAAGAGAAGATGGTCAAAGCAGATATTCAACTGAGCGATATTGTTGATACCAGCTATGTCAAAACAGTGAACGATTCAGGCGCTGAAAAATAA
- a CDS encoding ABC transporter ATP-binding protein encodes MNLIIENLSHHYGEMPVLQDISLDIPTGKIVCIVGPSGCGKSTLLRMIGGLEQASSGQILQVGEPPQECLNPLTYVFQDFALLPWRTVEGNISLVLEDHKLNKQQQASIITDVLSRTNLTDFRQALPKQLSGGMKQRVAIARALAVKPAVMLMDEPLSALDSQTRELLMDDLVNLWSHAPFTAVYVTHNLNEAVRLGHKIVVLSRRPGCIHEVVNIETPLNERHNSDPALAEKQAYLWQLMREEAMAAEGELIDG; translated from the coding sequence ATGAATTTAATCATTGAAAATCTCAGTCACCATTATGGCGAGATGCCGGTATTGCAAGACATCTCATTAGATATTCCTACCGGAAAAATTGTGTGTATTGTCGGCCCATCAGGATGCGGAAAATCCACATTATTACGCATGATTGGTGGCTTGGAGCAGGCCAGCTCAGGGCAGATCTTACAAGTGGGAGAACCTCCACAAGAGTGCTTAAATCCGCTGACTTATGTCTTTCAAGATTTTGCTCTGCTGCCTTGGCGTACGGTGGAAGGCAATATCAGTCTAGTGTTAGAAGATCATAAATTGAATAAACAACAACAAGCGTCGATCATTACCGATGTATTGAGTCGCACGAATTTAACGGATTTTCGTCAAGCTCTGCCCAAACAATTGTCTGGTGGCATGAAGCAGCGAGTGGCGATTGCGCGTGCGTTGGCGGTTAAACCGGCAGTGATGTTAATGGATGAACCGCTTTCAGCACTGGATAGCCAAACTCGTGAGCTGTTAATGGACGATTTAGTGAATCTGTGGAGTCATGCGCCTTTTACCGCAGTCTATGTGACTCACAATCTCAATGAAGCGGTGCGTTTAGGGCATAAAATTGTGGTGTTATCTCGTCGGCCGGGCTGCATTCATGAAGTCGTTAATATTGAGACGCCATTAAATGAAAGACACAACAGTGATCCGGCATTAGCAGAAAAACAAGCTTACTTATGGCAATTGATGCGTGAAGAAGCCATGGCGGCAGAAGGAGAGTTAATTGATGGATAA
- a CDS encoding ABC transporter permease — translation MDKLSAGHVEADQSHVHNQTPVPFRGGGFAPQAKPWVGFLVFVALIALLEMGTRSGVISSLTVPQPSNVWHTFVDLYQSGQLWQQLIPSLTRLAVGATIGVFLGISLGIMIGLFSLARAGLVPLISAIFPIPKIALLPLFVIWFGIDEASKYALIAFGTFTPTVVATYGAVDNVDRSLIRMGQSFSMSWFSIVRKIVLPGAMPGILSGLRVSLAIAIILLVAAEMLGAEYGIGAYILEAGSLYDLERLFTGVAILSLLGVMISFIITQIEKHLLKWR, via the coding sequence ATGGATAAGCTTTCTGCAGGACACGTTGAGGCTGACCAATCTCACGTACACAACCAAACCCCAGTGCCATTTCGTGGTGGTGGTTTTGCCCCGCAAGCGAAACCTTGGGTTGGCTTTTTGGTGTTTGTTGCCTTGATTGCACTGTTAGAAATGGGGACTCGAAGCGGTGTCATTTCTTCATTGACCGTACCTCAACCTTCTAATGTTTGGCATACCTTTGTTGATTTATATCAAAGTGGTCAGCTGTGGCAACAATTAATCCCCTCATTAACCCGCTTAGCGGTCGGCGCGACCATAGGTGTATTCTTGGGGATCAGCTTAGGCATCATGATTGGTTTGTTCTCATTGGCAAGAGCCGGTTTGGTGCCTTTGATTTCGGCGATTTTCCCGATTCCTAAAATTGCGTTATTGCCACTGTTTGTGATTTGGTTTGGTATTGATGAAGCGTCGAAATACGCTTTAATTGCCTTTGGAACATTTACCCCAACTGTAGTAGCAACTTATGGCGCGGTAGATAATGTCGATCGTTCATTGATTCGCATGGGGCAAAGCTTTTCCATGTCGTGGTTTTCGATTGTGCGCAAAATTGTATTGCCGGGAGCCATGCCGGGAATTTTATCAGGCTTACGAGTGAGTCTTGCCATCGCCATTATTTTATTGGTCGCTGCAGAAATGCTGGGCGCAGAATACGGCATTGGAGCGTATATTCTTGAGGCGGGTTCTCTGTATGACTTAGAACGTTTATTTACAGGGGTGGCAATTTTATCGCTCTTAGGTGTCATGATCAGTTTCATCATAACGCAAATAGAAAAGCACCTGTTGAAGTGGCGATAA
- a CDS encoding DUF3297 family protein — MSETNQKPALPDHLAGNPRSPHYVAECFEYPIGIRFNGKERTDVEEYCISEGWVKIASPKAKDRFGNPMLIKLKGTVEAYYQ, encoded by the coding sequence ATGAGCGAGACTAACCAAAAGCCAGCATTACCGGATCACCTAGCAGGCAATCCACGCAGCCCACACTATGTGGCTGAATGCTTTGAATACCCAATCGGTATCCGTTTTAACGGCAAAGAACGTACCGATGTAGAAGAATACTGCATTAGCGAAGGTTGGGTAAAAATTGCCTCTCCAAAAGCAAAAGATCGCTTTGGCAACCCAATGCTGATCAAACTTAAAGGCACAGTAGAAGCGTATTACCAATAA
- a CDS encoding FAD-binding and (Fe-S)-binding domain-containing protein, producing MDIYSQLAHALAKRIDASRIITQHDQCLAYGTDASFYRLIPKIVLRLKDLEEVLYTMRCCRTLELPFTFRAAGTSLSGQAISDSVLITLTDDWRDYHIHENGQRISLQPGVIGADANQYLAPFGRKIGPDPASINACKIGGIAANNASGMCCGTAQNSYQTVESMKIAFSDGSILDTGNPSSIQSFKNLHPKFLAQIAELAEQTKADHELAHLIQHKYRLKNTTGYAINALVDFSDPIQIIQHLMIGSEGTLGFIADITYHTVEDHQHKASALLVFADIEQASQAVSALANTHVAAVEMMDGRSLRSIANKPGMPSFITQLDLEAAALLIESHATDEHALHAQCDAILARVQPFNIIQSVSFTRDPNIVANLWNIRKGLFPAVGAVREAGTTVIIEDVAFPVEHLAQGVRELQQLFEQYGYDEGIIFGHALDGNLHFVFTQGFEDPKEIERYGQFMDDVTQLVAVKYQGSLKAEHGTGRNMAPYVELEWGKQGYRLMQEIKRLFDPQGLLNPGVIINNDSDAHLTHLKPMPQADDLVDRCIECGFCEAVCPSRTLSLSPRQRIVLYRELQQQKRDGKASASELEKLFHYQGIETCAATGLCEQRCPVGINTGDLIKKLRRQQYPQAPLIARWTHEHFARTTSTLQTGLKINHILRKLVGPRVLSGVSTGIRQLSRQRVPLWLPEIPDGNHHKLPMDTQKRAAQDRFKIADVQHRKVVYFPSCISRTAGSNSGAAELTKVTMSLLKKAGFDIILPKNLSAQCCGMPYKSKGFDELGDSKANQLEEKLWQASHQGLYPILMDTSPCAKQSLEQFSKPMSVFEPSEFVMKHLTPYLHFTPLNETVMLHITCSTRTLGLADTMLTLAKQCAKTVVVPQHIQCCGWAGDKGFNTPELNAAALAPLKPQVPTHCSRGFSNSLTCEIGLSHHSGIPYQSILYLVDEATSPLPPSQ from the coding sequence ATGGATATTTACTCGCAACTAGCGCACGCCTTGGCCAAGAGAATCGACGCCTCTCGTATCATCACTCAACACGATCAATGTTTAGCTTATGGCACAGATGCCAGCTTTTATCGCTTAATACCCAAAATCGTATTACGGCTCAAAGATCTTGAAGAAGTGCTCTATACCATGCGCTGCTGCCGCACATTAGAACTGCCATTTACCTTCCGGGCAGCAGGCACGAGTTTATCCGGGCAAGCAATTTCTGACTCAGTATTAATCACCTTAACCGATGATTGGCGTGACTATCATATCCATGAAAATGGACAGCGTATTTCTTTACAACCTGGGGTCATAGGAGCAGATGCTAACCAATATCTTGCACCATTCGGACGAAAAATCGGCCCCGATCCAGCGTCCATTAATGCCTGTAAAATTGGCGGAATTGCCGCTAATAATGCCAGTGGCATGTGTTGCGGGACTGCGCAAAACTCCTATCAAACCGTAGAGAGCATGAAAATTGCGTTTTCTGATGGCAGTATTTTAGATACCGGTAATCCAAGCAGCATTCAATCGTTTAAAAATCTGCATCCTAAATTCCTTGCGCAAATTGCCGAACTGGCAGAACAAACCAAAGCCGATCACGAACTGGCACACTTAATTCAGCACAAATATCGCCTCAAAAATACCACAGGCTATGCCATTAATGCTTTGGTCGATTTCAGCGATCCTATTCAGATCATTCAACATTTGATGATCGGCTCTGAAGGCACATTAGGCTTTATTGCCGACATCACTTATCACACCGTTGAAGACCACCAACATAAAGCGTCTGCCTTGCTGGTGTTTGCAGATATTGAACAAGCCAGCCAAGCAGTGAGCGCACTTGCCAATACCCATGTGGCTGCGGTTGAGATGATGGATGGACGTTCTTTACGCTCGATAGCCAACAAGCCGGGCATGCCCAGTTTTATCACACAACTCGATCTCGAAGCGGCGGCGTTACTCATTGAATCTCATGCCACCGATGAGCACGCACTGCACGCTCAATGTGATGCGATTTTAGCGCGAGTTCAACCATTCAATATTATTCAGTCGGTGTCTTTTACTCGCGATCCAAATATCGTTGCGAACTTATGGAATATTCGTAAAGGGCTTTTTCCGGCCGTTGGCGCAGTACGAGAAGCAGGCACTACGGTCATTATTGAAGACGTGGCCTTCCCCGTCGAACACTTGGCGCAAGGCGTGCGCGAATTACAGCAACTCTTTGAGCAATATGGTTACGATGAGGGCATCATTTTTGGTCATGCGTTAGATGGCAACCTGCACTTTGTCTTCACTCAAGGCTTTGAAGACCCAAAAGAAATTGAGCGTTATGGCCAATTTATGGATGACGTCACTCAACTGGTGGCGGTCAAATATCAAGGTTCACTGAAAGCCGAACACGGCACGGGCCGCAATATGGCCCCTTATGTGGAATTGGAGTGGGGTAAACAAGGCTATCGCTTAATGCAAGAAATTAAGCGCCTGTTTGATCCACAAGGTTTGCTCAACCCAGGCGTGATCATTAATAACGATTCGGATGCCCATTTAACCCATCTCAAACCGATGCCACAAGCCGATGACTTGGTTGATCGCTGTATCGAATGTGGCTTTTGTGAAGCGGTATGCCCTTCTCGCACTTTAAGTCTCTCGCCTCGCCAACGCATTGTTCTGTATCGAGAGTTACAACAGCAAAAACGTGACGGCAAAGCCAGTGCCTCAGAATTAGAAAAGCTCTTTCATTACCAAGGTATTGAAACATGCGCGGCAACAGGACTGTGCGAGCAGCGTTGTCCGGTCGGCATTAATACCGGTGACTTAATCAAAAAATTGCGCCGCCAACAATACCCACAAGCCCCTTTAATTGCCCGCTGGACACACGAACACTTTGCTCGCACCACCAGCACCCTTCAAACGGGCCTCAAGATCAATCATATTCTGCGCAAATTGGTAGGACCGCGGGTTCTCTCTGGTGTCAGCACTGGGATTCGTCAACTCAGCAGACAGCGAGTGCCACTTTGGCTTCCTGAAATCCCCGATGGTAATCACCATAAACTGCCGATGGACACCCAAAAAAGAGCCGCCCAAGATCGTTTCAAAATTGCCGATGTCCAGCATCGCAAAGTGGTGTATTTTCCCTCTTGCATCAGCCGCACTGCCGGCTCCAATAGTGGCGCCGCCGAGCTCACCAAAGTAACCATGTCGCTACTCAAAAAAGCTGGCTTTGATATCATTTTGCCTAAAAATTTAAGCGCTCAATGTTGTGGTATGCCTTATAAGAGCAAAGGGTTTGACGAATTAGGTGATAGCAAAGCCAATCAATTAGAAGAGAAACTTTGGCAAGCCAGTCACCAAGGTTTGTACCCTATTTTAATGGATACCAGCCCGTGCGCTAAACAAAGCTTAGAACAATTTAGTAAGCCTATGTCGGTGTTTGAGCCTTCTGAATTTGTGATGAAGCATCTCACGCCTTATCTCCACTTCACGCCACTTAATGAAACCGTCATGCTGCATATTACCTGTAGCACTCGAACCTTAGGTCTCGCTGATACCATGTTAACGCTGGCGAAGCAATGTGCTAAAACGGTAGTGGTGCCACAACACATTCAATGTTGTGGCTGGGCAGGTGACAAAGGGTTTAATACTCCTGAGCTCAATGCGGCGGCGCTGGCCCCACTCAAACCACAAGTGCCAACTCATTGTAGCCGTGGATTTAGTAATAGCTTAACCTGTGAAATTGGCTTATCACATCATAGTGGTATTCCCTATCAATCCATTTTGTATTTGGTGGATGAAGCAACCTCACCTTTACCACCTTCACAATAG
- a CDS encoding nitroreductase family protein — protein sequence MTNQIIKDLESRYTAKRYDSSKKVSTEDMQTLTDAIRLSASSINSQPWKFVVLESDEAKQRFHQTFANKFQFNQPHATTASHIILFAHKLQYTKADYEKVIDKGIADGRNKPEEKQQAFGAFAFVDLNTNEQGFNDGWTKSQTYLALGNALHTLARLGIDSTTMEGVDSELIGKEFAAELDGYECHVALAIGYHDAVEDYNAKLPKSRLAAEDVLITL from the coding sequence ATGACAAACCAAATTATTAAAGACTTAGAATCTCGCTACACTGCAAAACGTTACGACTCAAGTAAAAAAGTCTCAACAGAAGACATGCAAACATTAACCGATGCGATCCGTCTATCGGCGTCTTCGATTAACTCGCAACCTTGGAAATTTGTAGTTTTAGAATCCGATGAAGCTAAACAACGCTTCCACCAAACTTTTGCAAATAAATTCCAATTTAATCAGCCGCATGCAACAACTGCCTCGCACATTATTTTGTTTGCTCACAAGCTGCAATACACCAAAGCCGATTATGAAAAAGTGATCGATAAAGGCATCGCCGATGGCCGTAATAAGCCTGAAGAAAAACAACAAGCCTTTGGGGCCTTTGCTTTCGTCGATTTAAACACCAATGAACAAGGTTTTAATGACGGTTGGACTAAATCTCAAACCTACCTTGCTTTAGGAAATGCACTGCACACTTTGGCGCGTTTAGGCATTGATTCCACCACTATGGAAGGCGTTGACTCCGAGCTAATAGGGAAAGAATTTGCTGCAGAATTAGATGGTTATGAATGTCATGTTGCTCTAGCAATTGGCTATCATGACGCCGTGGAAGACTACAATGCTAAGCTGCCAAAATCTCGTTTAGCCGCAGAAGACGTGTTAATTACGCTATAA